One Tolypothrix bouteillei VB521301 DNA window includes the following coding sequences:
- a CDS encoding VOC family protein, with protein sequence MTLGTINHLSLTVSDRTKSEPFYDQILQFMGYQKVEKNEYFTMWWLENGGAFLIYNSRPDSPNKTHDRYSPGLHHLAFNAESREEVDRLYQIVLALGGTILDSPAEYNHYAPGYYAFYFADPDSIKLEFVHMPNLP encoded by the coding sequence ATGACTTTAGGTACAATCAACCACTTATCTTTGACGGTAAGCGATCGCACCAAATCCGAACCATTTTACGACCAAATTTTACAATTCATGGGATACCAAAAAGTAGAAAAAAATGAGTATTTTACGATGTGGTGGTTGGAAAATGGAGGAGCTTTCTTAATTTACAACAGCCGTCCGGATTCTCCCAACAAAACGCACGATCGCTATTCCCCTGGGCTGCATCACCTTGCTTTTAATGCTGAAAGTCGAGAGGAAGTCGATCGACTGTACCAAATTGTTCTGGCTCTAGGCGGTACAATTTTGGACTCACCTGCGGAGTACAACCACTACGCTCCTGGTTATTACGCTTTTTACTTTGCTGACCCAGATAGCATCAAACTGGAATTTGTACATATGCCAAACCTACCTTAA
- a CDS encoding PAP/fibrillin family protein, which produces MNTQLAVKEKLQTSLEKIDTQGDGSPITNLNPDKTRTAEIEQLTIELESVNPNPNPLLYATSLLNGAWQLKYSTAREIRSLASLPLGLKLGKVYQVIDVANKLFFNIARVKHPLGLVSGFVKVTARFEPAQTESSDSPHKRINVYFDKRYLSIEKVVGIATPQLNPFKVVPANNPTNRVPTLDITYLDETLRIGRGGDGSLFILTKSNDFANSGYSG; this is translated from the coding sequence TTGAATACTCAACTCGCAGTTAAGGAAAAGTTACAAACCTCGCTTGAGAAAATTGATACCCAAGGCGATGGTTCTCCTATTACCAATTTGAACCCAGACAAAACCCGTACCGCAGAAATCGAACAATTGACAATAGAATTAGAAAGTGTCAATCCCAATCCCAATCCCCTACTCTACGCCACTTCTTTGCTCAATGGAGCTTGGCAACTAAAATATTCTACTGCCAGAGAAATCCGTTCTTTAGCCTCTCTCCCATTAGGATTAAAGTTGGGCAAAGTTTATCAGGTGATTGATGTTGCAAATAAATTATTTTTTAATATAGCTCGTGTTAAACATCCCCTGGGATTGGTATCAGGATTTGTCAAAGTGACAGCTCGTTTTGAGCCAGCCCAAACAGAGTCATCAGATTCCCCGCACAAACGCATTAATGTCTATTTTGACAAACGCTACCTGTCTATTGAGAAGGTTGTTGGTATCGCAACTCCCCAACTCAATCCATTTAAGGTTGTTCCAGCTAATAATCCTACCAACAGAGTACCTACTCTAGATATTACTTACTTAGATGAAACATTAAGAATTGGGCGAGGGGGAGATGGAAGTTTGTTCATTCTGACTAAATCCAACGATTTTGCTAATTCTGGCTATTCGGGTTGA
- a CDS encoding DUF6745 domain-containing protein — protein sequence MLQIKLTTEQQALISTYRDKWCKLALSTQEVEIEQATTAVEAIYSLMGKPKPSVFYFASPIAAIEQFDFLKIWGNQTIDIETQLIQSVRKQLSHELWLELHSKLYEALHQELWNSIGRRIYTAVVEQSQLIHSLNDEDASSYFNPAQDCVPTEYLVSMACLFDFCYSVLNCSINRELWQAYQLLVQHCGWLWTYEGVCLVCDRPYHLERDSQGLLHGEGHPAIQLRDGFSSIYAYHGVILPEKYGMVHPNKWRSQWLLTENNAELRRVLIQGIGYSKICQELQAKKLDTWQEYRLLKIDAINDVEPIHLLAMTCPSTAHVHALRVPPDITSAREAIRWVNWGIDPTEFSLQT from the coding sequence ATGTTGCAGATTAAACTGACAACCGAACAACAAGCGCTGATTTCAACTTACCGGGACAAGTGGTGCAAGTTGGCTCTTTCCACTCAAGAGGTTGAAATCGAGCAAGCCACAACTGCTGTGGAAGCAATTTACAGTTTGATGGGTAAGCCCAAACCCAGCGTCTTTTATTTTGCCAGCCCCATCGCGGCTATAGAACAATTTGACTTTTTAAAGATTTGGGGAAACCAAACAATCGATATTGAAACTCAGTTAATACAGAGTGTTAGAAAACAACTCAGTCACGAACTTTGGTTGGAACTGCATTCAAAGCTGTATGAAGCATTGCACCAGGAGTTGTGGAACTCAATTGGGCGGAGAATTTACACTGCGGTTGTGGAGCAATCGCAGTTGATACACTCTTTAAATGACGAAGATGCATCCAGTTACTTCAATCCCGCCCAAGACTGCGTTCCAACTGAATATTTGGTTTCAATGGCTTGCTTGTTCGACTTTTGCTATTCGGTTCTCAACTGTTCTATTAACCGAGAGTTATGGCAGGCTTATCAATTGTTGGTTCAGCATTGCGGTTGGCTGTGGACTTATGAAGGGGTGTGTTTGGTGTGCGATCGCCCTTACCATCTTGAGAGAGATTCTCAAGGATTGCTCCACGGTGAAGGACACCCGGCAATTCAACTCAGAGATGGTTTCAGTAGTATTTATGCTTATCATGGCGTGATATTACCGGAAAAATACGGTATGGTACATCCAAACAAATGGCGATCTCAATGGCTGCTAACAGAAAACAATGCCGAATTGCGGCGGGTTTTGATCCAAGGTATTGGCTACTCCAAAATTTGCCAAGAACTGCAAGCTAAGAAACTAGATACTTGGCAGGAATACAGGTTATTAAAAATTGATGCCATTAATGATGTAGAACCCATTCACCTGCTAGCAATGACCTGTCCCAGTACCGCCCACGTACACGCTTTGAGAGTCCCTCCGGATATTACCAGTGCAAGAGAAGCCATTCGTTGGGTGAATTGGGGGATCGATCCCACTGAATTTAGCTTACAAACTTAA
- a CDS encoding GUN4 domain-containing protein: MQTSIIGEGQYIRADGHGYGHVILQLEPNPNTDGCFMLWSVTQNHIPNFNREYLITESYLKAVYQGLCEALVEEVEDYRYTQYVPFPYQNTNVRITGGSYHPIDSRASSFQIAAYIALARAVSQLPDSPLYLQEIPCLQPRRKPQPKVLMAELNNIPQKYRNLHEFLQAGYWKNADSETRKLVFELAGGEYSIRDDDYWLPLKGILNIAEADVQIIDRLWITYSQGRFGFSVQKQIFLECGGKLGLRDEKEVWEKFGDRVGWRLDKNRWVWLEDVQFNLCARVGHLPCLEWWGLGTKEEVMQLILTKEFKSDL; encoded by the coding sequence GTGCAAACCTCGATTATTGGTGAAGGTCAATATATTCGTGCAGATGGTCATGGTTACGGACACGTCATTCTTCAGTTGGAACCGAATCCAAATACAGATGGGTGTTTTATGTTGTGGTCAGTTACCCAAAACCACATCCCAAACTTTAATCGTGAATACTTAATCACAGAGTCTTATTTGAAGGCTGTTTATCAAGGGTTGTGTGAAGCGCTTGTTGAAGAAGTAGAAGATTACCGCTACACGCAATATGTGCCCTTTCCTTATCAAAACACGAATGTCAGAATTACAGGAGGCTCTTACCATCCCATTGATTCCCGAGCTTCTTCGTTTCAAATAGCTGCTTATATTGCTCTAGCTCGGGCTGTTTCCCAGTTACCGGACAGCCCTTTATACTTGCAAGAAATCCCCTGCTTGCAACCGAGACGTAAACCTCAACCAAAGGTGCTAATGGCTGAATTGAATAACATTCCACAAAAGTATCGCAATTTGCACGAGTTTCTGCAAGCCGGATACTGGAAGAATGCAGACAGTGAAACTCGCAAGCTGGTATTTGAACTGGCTGGAGGAGAATATTCCATTCGAGATGATGATTACTGGTTACCGTTAAAAGGAATTTTGAACATTGCAGAAGCAGATGTACAGATAATCGATCGACTGTGGATAACATACAGCCAGGGGCGATTTGGATTTAGCGTTCAAAAACAAATTTTTTTGGAGTGCGGTGGCAAACTAGGTCTAAGAGATGAGAAAGAAGTGTGGGAAAAATTTGGCGATCGCGTGGGTTGGAGATTAGATAAAAATCGATGGGTTTGGCTGGAAGACGTTCAATTTAATCTGTGTGCCCGAGTCGGTCATCTTCCTTGTTTGGAATGGTGGGGACTTGGAACGAAGGAAGAAGTTATGCAACTGATTTTGACCAAGGAATTCAAAAGCGATTTATAG
- a CDS encoding GNAT family N-acetyltransferase yields the protein MLQFSDHFIYKRNEAVSCLLFVVYPMEIRKLTKHDAEDYRNIRLEALYNNPDSFGSMYTEESWKTIDEFRDKIPEDNNNFILGYYEDKELIGIVAFHQESRIKLRHKAYIRSMYVQPEARGKGIGKLLLNELIKRAKTMNEIEILLLDVVTNNRKAKQLYVSFKFQTYGVEKKAYKLNDKYFDIESMSLQIK from the coding sequence ATGTTGCAGTTTTCAGACCATTTCATTTATAAAAGAAATGAAGCCGTAAGTTGTTTATTATTTGTAGTTTATCCAATGGAAATTAGAAAATTAACAAAACATGATGCAGAAGATTATAGAAATATTAGATTAGAAGCTTTATATAACAATCCAGATTCTTTTGGCTCAATGTATACTGAAGAATCTTGGAAAACGATAGATGAATTTAGAGATAAAATACCTGAAGACAACAATAACTTTATCTTAGGCTATTATGAGGATAAAGAGTTAATTGGAATTGTTGCATTTCATCAGGAATCAAGAATAAAACTCAGGCATAAAGCATATATTCGCTCTATGTACGTTCAACCAGAAGCTCGGGGAAAAGGTATAGGGAAGTTATTACTCAATGAATTAATCAAAAGAGCAAAAACTATGAATGAGATAGAAATCTTATTACTTGATGTTGTTACAAATAATAGAAAGGCAAAACAACTTTATGTATCTTTTAAATTTCAAACCTATGGAGTAGAGAAAAAGGCGTATAAATTGAATGATAAATATTTTGATATAGAATCCATGTCTTTACAGATTAAATAA
- a CDS encoding GNAT family N-acetyltransferase, translating into MSIYLPLETPRLILRDFVESDSQGVHDYASDPEVVRYLPFGPNSAEDTKNYLQTEIKAHRKRNRQHFALAVTLKEDKQLIGACRISITDANKPEASIGFSLAKKFWGQGYATEVGEKLLEFGFQQLKLHRIFAICDSQNNLSARVLVKIGMRQEGYLREYESMRGEWRDMLLYAILEKDWIQMQIRNI; encoded by the coding sequence ATGAGTATTTATCTTCCCCTAGAAACACCACGTCTTATACTCCGGGACTTTGTAGAATCAGACTCGCAAGGAGTCCATGACTATGCTTCCGATCCAGAAGTCGTTCGTTACTTACCTTTTGGTCCCAACAGCGCAGAAGACACCAAAAATTATCTACAAACAGAGATTAAAGCTCACCGAAAAAGAAACCGCCAGCATTTTGCCCTTGCAGTCACTTTAAAAGAGGACAAGCAATTGATTGGCGCTTGTCGTATTTCCATCACAGATGCCAATAAGCCAGAAGCTTCTATAGGGTTTTCCTTGGCTAAGAAATTCTGGGGGCAAGGCTATGCAACGGAAGTTGGAGAAAAACTTTTAGAATTTGGTTTCCAGCAGTTAAAATTGCATCGCATTTTTGCGATTTGTGACTCTCAGAATAATCTCTCTGCAAGAGTTTTAGTAAAAATTGGCATGAGACAGGAAGGCTATCTGCGCGAATATGAATCGATGCGAGGAGAATGGCGAGATATGTTGCTGTACGCAATTTTAGAGAAGGATTGGATACAGATGCAGATTCGGAATATTTAG
- a CDS encoding DUF7219 family protein codes for MEQSNEEDKENFLYPRGRYYGQVKPENLIFNANLQEFAQKVGIITSLETSGKLSPEEAYDQVKALWKQLKRSKKELGIGDEPPNNIELPPDEP; via the coding sequence ATGGAACAGTCAAACGAAGAAGACAAAGAAAATTTTCTCTACCCTCGAGGTCGCTATTACGGTCAAGTCAAACCTGAAAATTTAATTTTTAACGCCAATCTTCAAGAATTTGCCCAGAAAGTAGGCATTATCACCAGTTTAGAAACATCTGGGAAACTTTCTCCTGAAGAAGCTTACGACCAGGTTAAAGCCCTCTGGAAACAGCTGAAGCGCAGCAAAAAGGAATTGGGAATCGGCGATGAGCCACCTAACAATATAGAACTTCCACCAGATGAACCCTAA
- the msrB gene encoding peptide-methionine (R)-S-oxide reductase MsrB produces the protein MTTSKNTEFEVKKTEQEWQETLSQEQFCVLRQHATERPHTSPLNKEYAQGIYQCAGCSQPLFVSDTKYNSGTGWPSFFNPIEGAIDTTVDRSLFMTRIEVHCSRCGGHLGHVFDDGPKPTGKRYCINGVALKFIPDSDSGSSK, from the coding sequence ATGACAACTTCAAAAAATACAGAGTTTGAAGTCAAGAAAACCGAACAAGAATGGCAAGAGACTTTGAGCCAAGAGCAGTTTTGCGTACTCCGCCAACATGCGACAGAACGTCCTCATACAAGTCCACTAAACAAGGAGTACGCTCAAGGTATTTATCAGTGTGCGGGATGCAGTCAACCGCTATTTGTCTCAGATACTAAGTATAACAGTGGGACCGGCTGGCCTAGTTTCTTTAATCCCATTGAAGGTGCGATCGATACAACTGTGGATCGGTCTTTATTTATGACTAGAATTGAAGTTCATTGCAGTCGTTGTGGCGGTCATTTGGGTCATGTCTTTGATGACGGTCCCAAACCCACTGGCAAACGCTACTGTATCAATGGTGTTGCTCTAAAGTTTATTCCAGACTCAGATTCAGGAAGTTCTAAATAA
- a CDS encoding DUF1995 family protein, whose amino-acid sequence MAELPNSLEDAIAQAREATKTALADGCKRIQVDFLFPELKPMPVAEQFLAVFAEYGSKLKVFFPDAGGAALASREWTDVPFKIFDIGTGRLSLEKKIEPEDEIFFLIAPTVVEVGEVEKMAQLVGDRPLVILNPRLEDLGAVGIGYAARQLRDRFISTIENCYYLRPIDNETAVFRCYPGQWEVWLENRGEYQKIAELPQKPSGDDLDTILAKQGSASETQGTPVAKKPNMFKSLQRFLRALRN is encoded by the coding sequence ATGGCAGAACTTCCAAACAGTCTTGAAGATGCGATCGCTCAAGCTCGCGAGGCAACTAAAACAGCACTAGCAGATGGATGCAAGCGGATACAAGTTGACTTTTTGTTTCCAGAACTCAAACCCATGCCTGTAGCAGAACAATTTCTAGCAGTTTTTGCAGAGTATGGGTCAAAACTTAAGGTTTTCTTTCCCGATGCTGGAGGAGCCGCCCTTGCAAGTCGAGAGTGGACGGATGTGCCATTTAAAATTTTTGACATAGGCACTGGTAGATTGTCTTTGGAGAAGAAAATTGAGCCAGAGGACGAAATCTTCTTTCTGATTGCTCCTACTGTCGTAGAAGTTGGGGAAGTCGAAAAGATGGCTCAACTGGTAGGAGATCGCCCGCTCGTCATCTTAAATCCGCGTTTGGAAGATTTAGGGGCGGTGGGTATTGGTTATGCAGCGAGACAGTTACGCGATCGCTTTATCAGTACAATTGAAAACTGCTATTATCTTCGCCCTATAGATAATGAAACTGCGGTCTTTCGCTGTTATCCCGGTCAGTGGGAAGTCTGGTTAGAAAACCGTGGGGAGTATCAAAAAATTGCAGAACTCCCGCAAAAGCCCTCAGGAGATGATCTAGATACGATTCTAGCGAAACAAGGTTCTGCATCTGAAACACAAGGGACACCAGTTGCGAAAAAGCCCAATATGTTTAAAAGTTTGCAACGTTTCTTACGTGCGTTAAGGAATTAA
- a CDS encoding zinc-dependent metalloprotease, producing the protein MKKFTFYVVLLHCLFLGMSSAKATDGKPDVTQATDLVDRLSMKDGNVNYDTKYTDKSILDTSSRTGLKRDQVWVLDQKNSQAQRKSFTWVVNDTKKVGRQPFLQVQKNLDKSEETGEKAGSTAKPAPKEEFEAFDKVIKDTEKLEGLFTLYRNKEQNKIYLEIKPTQLNKNYLATATLESGIGEAGIYSGMPLQDFLFYFQRTNKNIQFVVRNVNFRAREGDPQQRSLARSFSDSVLYSIPIKSIHPQSKTVLIDLGELLLTDLAGLSYSLGISPGTDKSYFGNAKAFPLNMEVESVLNFSSASGSDSNIFRYASLADSRGFTLRVHYSFSELPNNGYRPRLADERVGYFISAYQDLSDDDRKEPFVRYINRWNLEKQDPKAAISPPKKPIIFWIDNAIPLEYRDAVKEGVLMWNKAFEKVGFKDAIQVRQMPDNATWDPADIRYNTIRWINTVDGYFALGPSRVNPLTGEILDADILVDASFIRALKGEYRKLVQPNQAQARTPLSTLMQERLLCNNRLDAKNNDTSNQNQSTEGLNNRLSQLAGAFDLCYGMEAANQFAFGSMAISLLQDTPPSSEQIKNYIHQYLRLIIAHEVGHTLGLRHNFRGSTLLAPEQLNNTELTRSKGLISSVMDYIPPNIAPKGTKQGDYFPSMIGIYDEWVIKYGYAPLSVASTTAEKPLLDKIASESYKPELSYSTDEDVLDLDPTSNAWDNSSNVLAYSQGQLDNARFMWERLNKNYPSAGESFSDVKERFGTVFSNYVQNIYYTSKYIGGQSFYRVNPDNPQGELPFQPVPVAQQRQALEILQKYVFAEDALIFPPELLNKLAPSRWRHWGSAPRTGRLDYPIHDLVLFMQGSVLTDLLSGDRLSRLKDLELKSKPEQALTLPELFDTLQNGIWSEVLKPNGKPIKISSLRRGLQREYLDLLMSMVLRKSNVPEDARTLAWYKLRQLNEKLDGANSNDDYTKAHLLETHDRINKALNAQLEAK; encoded by the coding sequence ATGAAAAAATTTACCTTTTATGTTGTTTTGTTGCATTGCTTATTTTTAGGGATGTCATCTGCTAAAGCAACGGATGGCAAACCAGATGTAACCCAAGCAACAGATTTAGTGGATAGGTTATCCATGAAGGATGGAAATGTAAATTATGATACAAAATATACGGATAAATCTATTCTAGATACATCTTCTCGCACGGGGCTAAAGCGAGACCAAGTTTGGGTGCTTGACCAAAAAAACTCGCAAGCACAACGCAAATCTTTTACGTGGGTTGTAAATGATACTAAGAAAGTGGGGCGGCAACCTTTTCTCCAAGTACAGAAAAATTTAGATAAGTCTGAAGAAACTGGCGAAAAAGCAGGCTCTACTGCAAAACCAGCACCAAAGGAGGAATTTGAAGCTTTTGACAAAGTTATTAAAGATACCGAAAAACTTGAAGGGTTATTCACTTTATACCGAAATAAAGAACAGAATAAGATATATTTAGAAATTAAACCGACTCAATTAAATAAAAATTACTTGGCTACAGCAACGTTGGAATCTGGTATTGGTGAAGCTGGAATCTACAGTGGTATGCCCTTACAAGATTTCTTATTTTACTTTCAACGGACAAATAAAAATATCCAATTTGTAGTTCGTAACGTCAATTTTCGCGCTCGTGAAGGAGATCCCCAACAGCGATCGCTCGCCCGCTCTTTTAGCGATTCAGTTCTTTATTCGATACCAATCAAAAGCATTCATCCACAAAGCAAAACCGTACTTATAGACTTAGGCGAACTCCTGCTAACAGATTTAGCAGGATTATCTTATAGTTTGGGAATCTCCCCAGGTACGGATAAGTCATATTTTGGGAACGCTAAAGCTTTTCCTCTCAACATGGAAGTGGAGTCAGTTTTAAATTTCTCCAGTGCTAGCGGTAGCGACAGCAACATATTTCGTTATGCTTCTCTAGCAGACAGCCGTGGATTTACTTTGCGCGTTCACTACAGTTTCTCCGAACTTCCCAACAACGGTTACCGCCCCCGCCTAGCAGATGAGCGAGTCGGTTATTTTATTAGTGCGTACCAAGACTTGTCAGATGACGATCGCAAAGAACCCTTCGTCCGCTATATCAACCGATGGAACCTAGAAAAACAAGATCCCAAAGCAGCTATTTCACCACCTAAAAAACCAATTATTTTCTGGATTGACAACGCAATTCCCCTAGAGTATCGAGACGCTGTTAAAGAAGGTGTCTTGATGTGGAATAAAGCCTTTGAAAAAGTTGGATTCAAAGATGCAATTCAAGTTCGTCAAATGCCAGATAATGCGACTTGGGACCCTGCAGATATACGTTATAACACCATTCGATGGATTAACACGGTAGATGGTTATTTTGCTTTAGGACCATCTCGTGTCAATCCCTTAACAGGAGAAATTTTGGATGCTGATATTCTCGTTGATGCTAGCTTTATCAGAGCGCTGAAGGGCGAATATCGCAAACTCGTCCAACCCAACCAAGCACAAGCCCGAACTCCCCTATCAACATTGATGCAGGAACGTCTCTTGTGTAACAATCGCTTGGACGCTAAAAACAATGATACTTCCAACCAAAATCAATCAACAGAAGGACTCAACAACCGACTGTCTCAATTAGCAGGCGCATTCGATCTTTGCTATGGAATGGAAGCAGCCAACCAATTTGCTTTTGGTTCTATGGCAATTTCACTGTTGCAAGACACACCTCCAAGCAGCGAACAAATAAAAAACTATATTCATCAGTATTTACGTCTTATTATTGCTCACGAAGTCGGACATACTTTAGGGTTAAGGCACAACTTCCGTGGAAGTACTTTGCTTGCTCCCGAACAATTGAACAATACAGAACTTACTCGCAGCAAGGGTCTTATCTCATCGGTGATGGATTACATTCCACCTAATATTGCACCTAAAGGGACCAAGCAAGGGGATTATTTTCCCAGTATGATAGGAATTTACGATGAGTGGGTCATTAAGTACGGTTACGCACCCCTATCTGTTGCATCCACTACTGCTGAAAAGCCCTTGTTGGATAAAATCGCCAGTGAATCTTACAAACCCGAATTAAGTTACTCCACAGACGAAGATGTTTTAGACCTCGACCCAACTTCTAATGCATGGGACAATAGCAGTAACGTTCTAGCATATTCTCAGGGACAGTTAGACAATGCACGGTTTATGTGGGAACGTCTGAACAAAAATTACCCCAGTGCAGGTGAAAGTTTCAGTGATGTCAAAGAACGATTTGGCACTGTATTTAGTAATTACGTTCAGAATATTTACTATACTTCAAAATACATAGGCGGTCAGTCTTTCTACAGAGTTAATCCAGACAATCCCCAAGGGGAATTACCCTTTCAACCCGTACCCGTCGCACAACAACGACAAGCACTTGAGATTTTGCAAAAATATGTCTTTGCTGAAGATGCTTTAATTTTCCCACCAGAACTGCTGAATAAATTGGCTCCTTCTCGCTGGCGTCACTGGGGAAGCGCACCCCGAACCGGGCGATTGGATTATCCAATTCACGATTTGGTGTTATTTATGCAAGGCTCCGTGTTAACAGATTTGCTTTCAGGCGATCGCCTTTCCCGTCTTAAAGACCTCGAACTGAAAAGCAAACCCGAACAAGCACTGACTTTACCAGAACTATTTGATACCTTACAAAATGGAATTTGGAGTGAGGTCCTCAAACCAAACGGTAAACCCATTAAAATATCTAGTTTGCGTCGGGGTTTGCAGAGAGAATATCTCGACCTTTTAATGAGTATGGTATTGCGTAAAAGCAACGTTCCAGAAGATGCTCGCACGCTAGCATGGTATAAACTAAGACAGTTAAATGAAAAACTGGATGGAGCGAATTCCAACGACGATTACACCAAAGCTCATTTGCTGGAAACGCATGACAGAATTAACAAAGCGTTAAATGCTCAGTTAGAGGCAAAGTAA
- a CDS encoding MarC family protein: MDTSILLKTFLAVFVLADAIGNIPILLVLTKGMEPERRNKVIDKAILVAIAVLLVFAFGGRFILSYLDISLGSLRVAGGLLLLLIALQMLQGDLDTPIIDRDRDVAITPLALPLLAGPGTLTTVMLLMAESPSPHISVIGGIVGAMFLSWLILRLSNQIDKWIGAEGEVIITQLLGFLLAALAIEIGSTGIKELFLA, from the coding sequence GTGGACACTTCTATTCTGCTTAAAACTTTTCTTGCTGTCTTTGTTCTTGCAGATGCTATTGGAAACATACCCATACTCTTGGTTTTAACTAAAGGTATGGAACCAGAGCGCAGAAACAAAGTTATAGATAAAGCTATTTTGGTAGCAATTGCAGTTCTTTTAGTTTTTGCCTTTGGTGGCAGATTTATCTTAAGTTACTTGGATATTAGTTTGGGATCTTTGCGAGTAGCGGGGGGACTGCTGCTGTTGTTAATCGCTTTACAAATGCTTCAAGGAGATTTAGATACACCAATTATCGATCGCGATCGCGATGTTGCGATTACACCATTAGCTTTGCCATTGCTAGCAGGACCGGGTACTCTGACAACAGTGATGTTACTAATGGCTGAATCCCCCAGCCCTCATATCAGCGTCATTGGGGGTATTGTGGGAGCAATGTTTCTGAGTTGGTTAATTTTACGTTTATCAAATCAGATTGATAAATGGATTGGTGCAGAAGGAGAGGTCATTATTACTCAGCTTTTGGGTTTTTTGTTAGCGGCGCTAGCAATTGAAATTGGTAGTACGGGGATCAAGGAATTATTTCTTGCGTAG
- the cas6 gene encoding CRISPR system precrRNA processing endoribonuclease RAMP protein Cas6, whose translation MLIRSTWTLTVSEPVFLPRAYSLELVKDLHRRMQISFADIKIPAVTYSGIIGSCSTSGDFITFSPNNFYKLSLCGLQDMTAKVISNLDLSPYFEFLGTKFDVVNRQNETTSYEHLYHTLVASEPEPIKRFYLDFITPTVFAQQRTRLALPVPYLMFRSWLERWNHFAPVYLGSDELMTFLSDVITLRKHKIQTRIFKLANGFVNGFTGNVTLQVLHGTEPLLANVANLLVNYAQFTGTGMKTRLGMGLTNINLMY comes from the coding sequence ATGCTAATTCGATCTACTTGGACATTAACTGTATCCGAGCCAGTTTTTCTACCCCGAGCTTATAGCTTGGAACTAGTGAAGGACTTGCACAGAAGAATGCAAATATCCTTTGCCGATATAAAAATCCCTGCTGTTACTTATTCAGGAATCATTGGTTCTTGTTCTACCTCCGGAGACTTTATAACTTTTAGTCCAAATAATTTTTACAAATTATCCCTTTGTGGTTTACAAGATATGACAGCAAAGGTAATTTCTAACCTAGATCTATCTCCTTACTTTGAGTTTTTAGGAACAAAGTTTGATGTAGTAAATCGACAAAATGAAACTACCAGCTACGAACATCTTTATCACACTCTCGTTGCATCTGAACCGGAACCTATTAAGCGATTTTATCTAGACTTCATTACTCCTACTGTTTTTGCTCAACAGAGAACTCGTTTAGCCTTACCTGTACCTTACTTGATGTTTCGTAGTTGGTTAGAACGATGGAATCATTTTGCACCAGTTTACTTAGGTAGTGATGAATTAATGACTTTTTTGAGTGATGTAATTACACTGAGAAAGCATAAAATTCAAACTAGAATATTTAAATTAGCAAATGGATTTGTCAATGGTTTCACAGGTAATGTAACCCTACAAGTTTTGCACGGTACTGAGCCATTATTGGCAAATGTTGCGAATCTTCTAGTTAACTATGCTCAGTTTACAGGTACAGGAATGAAAACTAGATTAGGCATGGGTTTAACGAACATTAATTTAATGTATTAA